TTTTCCTGGTGTCTATTGCGCGGTGGAACCACACTGATCCCTTCCCGAACTCAGAGGTGAAACGCTGCTGCGGCGACGATAGTCTAGGGGTAGCCCTACGCAAAAATAGCTCGATGCCAGGTTTATCTTTCCACGAAGCCCCTTAGCTCTCATCATTGCTAGGGGGTTTTCGTTTATCCTGAATTTAGTAGCGGTATAACCACAGGCGATCGCTAAAAGCCATAATATAATTCTACACAGGTAGTTCATACACCAGTATTAACTGACCCAATAGAGAGAGAGCCTGCTTATAAACCAAGAAAAAGGCTTAATTTTTATGATTTTATTTGGCAACTCATATTTTTACTCGTAAAATCGAAGACAAAGTAAAAATCAGTAGAATCGATTCTATAAATTAATGAGTCAGTTAATAAGTCAGGGTGCGAGAGCTATCACTAAATCTCAAATGGTAGACCGGATAAATGATATCGCTTGGCAGGCTCACCAAGGTAGTGTAGCTGCGATTATTCAATTATTGAACGAAAAACTAGCTAACTCCGGGGTTAGAACCAGAGCTATTTTTGTCGATGGTGTTTTACAACTACTGTGTGAGGCCGCTAGAGAAGAGCAACTAGAGCAATCCACTCTAGTAGAACAAATCCAGCAAATCCTGAATCATATCACACCTCGTAATATTCGTCGAGTTAATATCAATAGTCGAATTGTTCGGGAAGAGCAATTACTTTGGCTGACGGAAATTTATCGCGATCATCAATTACTCTGGTCACAAGAAATTACACTAACTCAGCCTCATATCTTCAAGCAACTAATTGCAGATTTTCAAGAAGCTCAAACTCAAGTAAAAATCAATTTACCTCAGACCCAATTCTCTCGTCCTTCAGCATTTATTCAAAATTCATCCAAAAAGCGGATACTAGCAACAACTGGTTTATCTTCACTGTTATTGCTTGCTTGGCTTGTTTATGCCCAGTTAGGTGATAAACAGACGTTTATACAACTAAATATTCCTAACTCTTTAAATACAGCAAATGGTGATCAAACTAAAGCGGAATCCTTACCCCGTGCTGCTAATTATAGTATTTCTGCTCCTTTTGAGGAACCATTTTCAGCAGCTGTGCGAATTGCCAACCTAGCTTCGGAGAGAGGAAAAATAGCTACAACCTCAACTCAGTGGTTAGAATTAGCTGCTCAGTGGCAACGGGCTTCAGATTTAATGAGTATGGTACCACCCGACCACAGGCGCTATCAAGAAGCTAAAATTCGCACTCAACTATACAAGCAATATAGTGAGATAGCACAAGAAGAAGCGGAGAAAAATCAATCTTAGTTTCTGGGGTGGACTATATTTTAGTAAAGTGAGCTTATGGAGTGAGTCATGATTTGATTCAGGTGAGTTCTGTGGTGTGTAAGTTAAACACAGTCCTTAGTTGGGTTTCGCTTTGCTCAACCCAACCGACAAAAAATTGGAATTTTACTTGATTTGATTAAAATGGAATGCTGCCAATAATCATATTCTGGTCTGTCTGAAAATAAATTGACACCAATTTTTCCTAACTCCATTCCAGCATAACCAGCAGCTATACATACACCATAAACAGCAACTCCAGAACAGCTAGAGGTATAGCTGCACCCGCAACTTCTCCTGCTATTGCACCTCCTATAATTCCCCCCGTCTCTGCCATGAAATTATGTAAGTAAATTATTTATTGCCCTAAGTTGTTTTGGTTAAAAAGCCTGAAATTCAACATTTCCAATCAAACAAATCAGATTGTGTAGAGACGCAAAATTTCACGCCTCTACAAATTATGAAAACTGAACCTAACTAAACACTCATCTCTAACATCCGTTGCATTGGTCGCAGCGCCGCCTGGCGGATATCCTCTGACATGGTGATTTCAGGAGTGCGATTTTTCATCGCTAAATATAATTTTTCCAGTGTATTTAATCGCATAAATGGACATTCGTTGCAAGCACAGTTATTCAATGGTGGGGCAGGAATAAAGTGTTTGTCGGGAGCCAGTTTTTGCATTTGGTGAATGATACCTGGCTCTGTAGCCACGATAAATTCTTTTGTAGGGCTATTTTGACAATATTTGAGTAAAGCGGCTGTTGAGCCAATAAAACTGGCATGGCGTAATACACTACTTTCGCATTCCGGGTGAGCGATCGCCTCTGCTTCAGGATGTGTAATTTTTAACTGGACAATTTTCTTTTCGGAAAATGTTTCATGCACAATACAGCTACCTTGCCATAGCAACAAATCTCGTCCAGTTTGTTCCATAACATACCTCCCCAAGTTCCGATCTGGGGCAAAAATAATCGGCTGTGTCGATGGTATCTGTTGCACAATCTTCACAGCGTTGGAACTGGTGCAGATAATATCGCTCATGGCTTTAATCTGGGCTGAGCAGTTGATGTATGAAATTACCAGATGGTCTGGATGCGCTGCTTTAAAAGCGGCAAAGGCTTCTGGTGGACAACTGTCGGCTAAAGAACAACCAGCATCTAAATCTGGTAAAAGCACCAATTTATCAGGATTCAGGATCTTTGCTGTTTCTGCCATGAAGTGAACACCCGCGAAGACAATCACATCTGCATTGGTCTGGGCTGCGGCTTTGGCTAATTGTAATGAATCCCCAATAAAATCGGCGATATCCTGAATATCCGGTTCTTGATAGTAATGAGCCAAAATCACTGCGTTGAGTTCTTTTTTGAGAGTCTCAATGGCAGTAAATAAATCTAGCGGTAGTCCACCCGGTTGGGTTGGGTTTTTTTGAGGTAGTGCAGTGGTAAACACAGTTAGGGGTTGCTTTAAGTTGCAAGGTTTTGTCCTGTGGATTCAATTATAGTAGTTTTTACCAAAAATAGTAGAGGGTGTATGTCCCCTCATTTGTGTCCAAATTCGGCGGAGTTTCATATGCTGGAGATAGACGGCAAGGAAAGTGGCATGACCAGTCAAAAAACTCAATCAATAACCCTGAAAATTGCTGTGGTTGGAGATGTTCACGACCAATGGGAATTAGAAGATGGCATTGCACTCAAGCATCTGGGTGTTGACTTAGTGCTGTTTGTGGGCGATTTTGGCAATGAATCGGTGGATGTGGTCAGAGCGATCGCTTCCCTGGACATTCCCAAAGCAGCAGTAATGGGAAACCACGATGCCTGGTACACTGCCACGGAATGGGGGCGG
The Nodularia sp. LEGE 06071 genome window above contains:
- the nadA gene encoding quinolinate synthase NadA; amino-acid sequence: MFTTALPQKNPTQPGGLPLDLFTAIETLKKELNAVILAHYYQEPDIQDIADFIGDSLQLAKAAAQTNADVIVFAGVHFMAETAKILNPDKLVLLPDLDAGCSLADSCPPEAFAAFKAAHPDHLVISYINCSAQIKAMSDIICTSSNAVKIVQQIPSTQPIIFAPDRNLGRYVMEQTGRDLLLWQGSCIVHETFSEKKIVQLKITHPEAEAIAHPECESSVLRHASFIGSTAALLKYCQNSPTKEFIVATEPGIIHQMQKLAPDKHFIPAPPLNNCACNECPFMRLNTLEKLYLAMKNRTPEITMSEDIRQAALRPMQRMLEMSV